Part of the Drosophila kikkawai strain 14028-0561.14 chromosome 3L, DkikHiC1v2, whole genome shotgun sequence genome is shown below.
CTTATCGAGGTGTTTCTCAGCCGTCTGACCTTGTGCTGATTTTCTTTTACaccattttatatatattttttatatacatattttctttattttttttgtatgatgttTATGCTTGTTGCAGCAAGAAACATTACAAAAGGGAGAgagcttgtttttgtttttttgtgtcgTGTAAATTGTGTACGGAAAAACAAAGTTTTGGCAAAGAAGAAAAGTTTTGTCACTTTGTTAGCTTGTTTTTGGACATTTCAGCACGTTTAAACTAAGGGCTCTTTCTGTCTCTCCCAACAGCATAATCTCACATTGCCTAGATAAACAATTATGGGAATAGTTTAGATAGGAGCTTAAGCTGCTATCTTTCGGTTTGATTTATGGCAGTGAGGAAAAGTCAGCAATGGCTGATATTGAGATTAATTTGATATTATAGAGGGGACAATTATTCAAATGGGTTGTCTTCGACTTAAGTTAGATAAGAAAAGTagctataaataattaaataaaaatatattgttgaGGAAATGAGTGTAAGTAAGAGTATTTTCTAATtgcaaatcaaaaattaaaagattttctaaagtttatttatcaaaataattcagttatttatttttaaagaaagatTTTCATgtagaaaatacatttttgagacattaaatatatcttttaaatatatacaaggtcaaattaataaaatcttaaGCTATTTCTAAGCGAGTCTTTTAAAATCtcttctaaaatatattaaattacctTAATAACCCATTGTTTAATGACTCACTGTAAAAACCAACTCACTAAGCCACATTAAAAGTATCTTTACAACTCTTTACTAATATCTTTAAGCTCTTAGACTCAATGTCAAGTGGCTTGTACTTCACAACTTTGATTACCAACCGCAAATAGAGCAACTAATGTCAATGTAAATCACCTGTTAAGTTTGCCCGCTCATTATCCACCATATTACAacccaaaaagaaaaccaacttggctaaaaaaaaaacgccaagATAAGTAAACAAAAGTCGGGCCCTTGTAAACTGCGGCTTAATCGGATGTGCGTAGTCATTCGGATGTTGGCCTAGTTAATAATGCATTAGGCCAACATCAAACACACTCTCGACGATGTAAAACGCCAGTTGAATTGTCAATTTATACGAAAATTGTCAACAATTAACATTTAACGCACACAACATACACACAAGACACGCCAAGTGGAGCGATTCCAGCCAGTCCGATAAGGCCAAAACGCTGTCAACTGTCAAATTTAATCATACTATAAAACGCGGGCCATAAAAAGCCAGAGAGGATGCAAAGCAATAAACAAACATcgagaaaaatacaaacaaaaaatacagcaACACAAAAGAAACGCCAACAATTTCAAACCGACGAACTGACATTATTTTGGCATGTTTTGAGGCTTGTGACAAACGCCTGCTTGAGTTTCTTTTTtgctgtttaattttttttgttttttgtttcggTGTCAGTGTCGTTGTCgtgtgaattttttttagattttagtGAAAGTTCtaaaaaaaagcaagcaaATTTAACTTGAAAATTCAGTTCTTGCTTTGAAATGTATCCAAATACGTGTAAGTATCCTCATTTTATAAGATTTTGATCATTTTATatgatcttttttttttgggaaaatcaaatcaaagaatatatcataacttggccaaaaatctataaatttcaatttggaaagctttaaTCTGCTAGATTTTCTTGGGTTAAAAAATCTGCTTAcctaaatttaagtttttaaaaatttaaaattttggtcaatttttcacaattttaacgatgtaaccccttgtaaaattttgaaaaagatcgaaaatataaattttctccCAGACTTGGCTAGAAAGACTCGGCTgataatgctgatcaagaatatatatgatttatagggtcggaaatggctTCTTCAATGTTTTACTAGCTTCTGagtgaaattataaaaccctaTAAAGCTATAAAAATAGAAGATTAGTTTAGGAGTTTTAAGGATAAAGTACCAATATAACCTTGAAGAAGTtattagtatatattttaacagatcttttttgttgttgattgattttaaatgttaatttcaaaatattttatataaataaccttttgtagaattttagaaactaatgcattttcaattcaaaattcaattccAAAAGCATCCATAATTGTcacataaaataaacacaaatccCCTCCTAGAATTCATTTTATTCCATTTCTAATTCTATTctaattattttctatataaaacaATGGAATTTCCCTAGTTGCAGTTGGCTAATTAGCCAACGACCCCGACCCCTTTGCATTCACCTACCTACCTGGGCcagtagttgttgttgtgtttgctAGTTAGTCTATATGGCAAATGGCAGTCAACTTCCGTTTCCGGTGTCCGTTTGGCAGCCAAGTATCCAAttagatttgttttttttctttctcagTCAGCTGCGCAGGCGTCACAGCGAAAAGTAGGGAAAACTCAACAACGAAATTTTCGCCACacaactttattatttataatttatttttgttgctgctgcaatcTGCACtgtttatgaatttttaattaaaaatatatgacaGGCAGATtggatttaaatatttcatttgctgtgcaatattaattaataattgatttattatttatttatatagatttttgcATAGAACTTTTCTCTTTGGCACTTTTTTGAAATGGGTTTTAAAACAAAACgatgtgtgtgtaagtgtagATGCAGGCACTTGAGAGCACAAAATAAGCACAgaatttatatgatttttctttgaaattttgttttgctgtAAAAACCAATTCCCGGCGTTTTGGTTAAATTTCGCGAAAATCTCGCCAACGGAAAGCGCAAGGCAGGCGGCCGCGAAAATGCGTTTGAACGAACGTCTGAAAGCGCTCAACTTGAACTGAACAAAAGTATCTTGAACCGCTGCGAACGTATCTCAATCTGCGCTGCGCCAGCATAAGCGGCGACTGTGCTGCTGGCGTCGACGCAGGCAGCACAACATTGCTGTAGGTTTGTTTCGATTCCACAAAGGGGAATGTTTTGACCAATGAAACACGCTCAATCTCATTTTATTCCCATTCACTCCACTCGAAAACCTGCTTGTGCACAACAGTGCTGCCATGTTAAGATACACTCACTCGTTTGTTGAGTATTTTGAGTTAATACTTATGTTTTTCCATTAATTCATAgattaatttgttaatttatagtttagtaatttatttgacaatttttaaatattttttgaccTTTGTTAAGGCCTCTTTTCGAgtatagaaatatttggttGGTTAATTCTGGCTGCACTGACTGGCGCTCTTAAGAGTCGAGTGAAACGAGTTGGAATGAAACGAGTGGAGTGAATAACTGGTTTCGTTTCGAGTGAATTTCGAGTTAATTACTCAATTATGCTGTTCTACGCTGTTAAAAAAGGAGTGTGGGTAGgataacaatttttaaaaaggttttaaaaatatcaaaaaaatattttaaacaagtgtaaaatatattcaaagtagtttttaaatgtttgctTACGATTAATGaatgtaatttaatattttgttgtacattttgtacatttttaaatcttagataaattatttgaaaagttAATATTAAGGTAATGAGTATTTAAAGATGTGTTTTTCTAAGGAAAATAATTAGTTTCTTAAAGGATTGAAGcgtttttgaatttaaatgtttatatttttaattgaaatttccCTTACAAAATCTTTATTTCGTTTATAAATCACagattttttatagttttattaacaaacatttatttattaattaattaacattatttaaagcaaTGTTTCAaggcaaataataattttttaaataactaaaacCCATCCCAATTGCCTTTATAAATCATTTCTATCAGTGTACCCCAAAATAGGCACGTATCGCGACTCCAGTTTGATATGTGTGCCTGCAATTTAGTAGTTTgcctgtatatatattttttgttttacaaatttattgttttttatcgGCCAGAGTTCACAGGTAGAAGGCAATTGAgatttttcatttctttaCCAGTCTTTTGGCGCTGGGGATTTATGGCTCGAATCTCTGATGGGGCTGAGGCGTCAATTTGATGAGCGTGTGAAATGGCTGGGCATCGTAGGGATCGGAAAGATATACTAACCATGTATAGAGACACTCTACGCTCTGGGATCCCAACGTGAGCAGGTGGACTCTAATTGGGTTGAGCAACGGATGTGACCTCAAATCAACTAGAAATATTTGGGAGATGATTACACGGTTAGAAAAATTAATCAACATCTAtaagagtttttaaatatgttttaatatttaaattaatatttaaataaattcttgtaATAATCGAAATTACAATTGAGTTatgtttgattttatttctttaacaaTCACATTTatagcttttatttaattttaattttaaaatgttatgtttAAAGCCCAATTTAATAACCCTTTTTTACCTAAAAACCCTGCAAATTTCGCTGCTGCAAATTACTTTACAACCCCAAaacattcataaatatttatgtgacTAACTCTTTAGGTCCTACCAATTTTTCCGGGAACTCCTCTTTCTCTTCCTGGCACTTGCCTCTTGCTAATTTAGTGTTTCTCCACAAATTCTTTCACTTTGCCAATTTGCTACGGTACTTTTTCCAGCTCAAAGCATCAGCTGAAAGCCAGGCTTCAGTCAAACTTCAGCCTGGGGGAAAACTACCAAAAGCAAACATATTTATGCGAGGCAACGTGGCCAGAGGAGCACTTCAAGGCGATGCCGCAAAGTGGCGACGAGTGCGAGTATCTGTGACAAGTGTCTTTCATTAGCATAAGTAAATCTCCTCGAAAATCCTCAAATTTATTTGTCAACACTTGACAATTTCATTGTTGACGTCCACAGAAGGGGCGCAGCTGTAACATCTACCCGGCAAATCATGATTTGTGTCTTGCATGTGTCAAGCCTCCCAGCTATTggttaacaaaaaaaagtcaaaGAGAGAAACTGGCCAAGACAATGGCAGTGGTCTCaggcagatgcagatgcagagaTGGAGCTCCCAACTCTGGCTTAAATCAAagacaaatatttaacaacAAACACTGAAATCTCTTTGGTTTTTACTATCccaaaagaaagagaaaagtttaaagttaGGAGAGCATCGAATTGTGAAGTATTTTTTTGCACACATTTTGTGCCTTGTGAGCTTTATGGCCATGTTTgggttgtaaatattttatgtcaTATTTTTATGGCCGTATCAAAGTTTTCCATTAGGACTTGAgcatatatatgtttataatttatgcttAGTACCGAGATGACTAAACGAATTGCACAAGATTCATTAAGGATTTAGTGCGGGCCACGGTGAATGGAAATCGATTTGGAGCTCAGAAATTCctgaataaatatatttatggccaaagtCTGGATTAAGATTGGTAGATAAATCTTAGAGGaggattaatatttataaactattcaCCTGGGATTAGTTTTTCTTGGTAAAAGAGATTCCATCATTTGCTGCTTCTTTcagaaaatgaaatatatttccctTGCTCTGCGTTTTCCCTTGCTTTCCTATTAGTTTTCCAACTTGGCCTTGGCTAATTGCCCTACTGGCACATCCTGGCTGTCGAGACAAAAGCCAACTAGACCAACTCAATGGGTTTTCGGGGGACTTCCTTATCTGGCTTATCGCCCCCTGTGTCAATGTCGTCATTTCTGGCTAAAAGTCTGAATGTCTGGCGGAGCTCCGTTCCGTTCGGGTCTTGTCCTGGTCGTCATCGTCATGGCGGCATTATGGCCAACACTTCATTACCAACAAAGCCATTGCCATTCATTAACAGCTGCGGCTTTGTGGACCTGGCTCGCTGGGTTGCTTTGAGTTTCTGCTGTCGCCGCAGTAAAAGTTGGCAACGGTTTACTGCAGGTCTCGTGGCGGGTCTTTTCTTTGCCTCCCATAATGCCAACGTAATCTCAAATTACTGCAAATTTTCGCTGCTCACCTTTTATgcgcttatttattttattgtgcATCTTCATTGCACTTTTTGTGTGCAGGCAAAAGCCCATCTGCATTCCcatcggaatcggaattggGGATGGGCAATGGGGAGTGGAAAtcggaaatggaaaatattagagaaatcgataaatatcgaaAGGTGggttaaataaattgtaatttatgattaaataataatacaataattttttcttaagtatttaagtaaatatttatttaaattaggtTATCTCTTCCTCTCAAAACTTAGATAAATATTTCCagaaaatcgatttaattCGATTATAAATCGTTACTTTTACCATCTCTAATTGGAATCTCCCGCTTACTTTGGAACGAGTCGTTGTAaatcttgtattattttgattgttgcgcagtttttattgttgcctCCAATAATCTGGCTTTATGCTGCTACCAATAAGCACCGCAGAAGCGCATTTCCGCAATTTTCCGCAGATTTCCAGGCGCCTTTGGCTGCAgcgaagacgacgacgacgacaggtGCACAAATGCTACCCAGAATGGCAGTTTGATTGAGCTTCCCCCCTGATGTACTTAATGATTtgtttaactgaaaaaaaagaagaggggAAGTACCAAGCTCAGTCCGCAGGCAAATGCCGTTGAGGCGGGTTTATCACCGCGATAAGCACATAAATAATGAAGGTTTCTGCTGGCCATAAACACGCTGGATGAGTTGGCAAAGTCAGCAAAGTTTTTTGCTATTTACACAAGGGAAAATATTAACCATTTGAACTTGGGTAGTTAACAAGTTTTAATGGGTTAAGCATACTTAAGAAGCTGggcttaaatattattctaaaatttattttgtatcgtggaagaaataactaaaatatttccatatttcttaactcaatttgtatttactcAAATTATTATAGACCCTTTTTAATCATATACTCCCCTACTTTTCTCAAAGTGCACTAAACTCTTTAGGAAATTGATTTCTGTTGCTTTCACTTTAAAGATGTTAAGGAATTACTGCCAAAGAGGAAGCCTTGAGGCTCCTCAACTTCTCAATTCATTCGACTGCCTCCTTTGCATTTCTGCATTtatcaaataatttctattcaAATAGATTGTCCTCATTTTTTCTGCCACCTGCTCTCGCACCTGTTCCATTGCATTTGTCCTAAGCCAGGCAAAACCAAATTAGGACTTGTGACAATTGCTATACatacatcatcatcatcgggcAGCACTTTAATTGTGCCTGGCACTCAATCTTTCAATCACGCCAGCCGCGGGAATCGGCGAGGGGCCGCTATGCGGATTACATGCGGCCGACTGGACTGGACTGGAGGATGGAGGATGGAGGATGTAGCGGCTGGCAGGCAATATAATCTATATAATCATAAGAGCGGTCCATGTTGTAACATGGCTGCAGCAGCCCCCCCTCGCTCACCCAAGAAGCCTCACGCATTTGCGACATGTTGTCAACTCGAATTGCGTTCGACTGATTGaaggcagccagccagccggcCAGAGACCATCCTATTCCATCCCATAAGATCCAAGTCTGTTCGGTTTATAGTCATCCTGAATCAAAGCTATGTTACACAAAGAAAAATaggattttttagatattttcaaGGATTTTTAAGGGGATTTAAAGACATTATTTAGTTCTCTGAACTTATTTGTAGTATTTTCTTTGAACTGATAACTTTATCtattattttaacaatttttctgtatttttaataccaaattcaatatttttattaaaagtaaaacTGTTTTATAAGTGCATTCCCATCTCCATCGCTCAGCTCATGGACAAGTTGATggggccaaagccaaagccgcGGCCCAAAGTCGGTTTACAATGTAGCCAAGTGGCCAAGCATTGCGCCTGGACTCCCAAGGAACTCTTCTCTTCGCCACCAGACAGGTTTGTCGCCTGTCGCCAATGGAGAGGAGATGGGAACTGGGATCtgggagttggagttggatgGAGCAGATGGAGCTAAAGTTAGAGCCGCAGCTGGAAGAAGACTTAGCCGGGGCCAAAGAAGAGGATTCCATGTTTTTGGGTAGGCGTCGCGCAGATTGATCAACAGACCAGGACGTTTGTCTAAGACTTGGCCTGCCTTGTTTACGTTTTAGGGTTTGCACTGTCATGGATGAAGAGCAAGTTAAAAATCAGGAGGGGATTTAGTTACTAAGAGGGTATGAAATGTGATGGAATTTTTGGAGATTTATAAAGGAACTCATGGAAAtagtaatatatttatatagtgaGTTTTAGAACCCTTTTGTCATCttataattcaaaattttaactAATATTTCTAACCCTCAAACAAGCTTCATTTTATCCAAATGAAGATaggaatatttaagaatttctataatattttataacatttcCATAACACCCCCCCTTAACCCCAATCCGCTCCTGTCACCTGCTCCACCTTTCTGGCTTCGCCGGCATTTAAAGTAATTTCGCCATCAATCTTTCACTTTTGCACTCGTTTCGGACAGAGTCGCTCCTCTCGTTGGTCATCTGCCCGAGTCACTTAGTTTGAGGAATTGCCAGCGTCCAGGTCCCGTCCAGAGTTACCCATTCCTCGGAATGACCTTGTCCGCaatgatgttgatgttgtcgtcgtcgtcgtcgacgtCGTGCGTTCTGCCCACTCACCTGCGGAGAGTCCCTGCATGCGTAAAGTTTATTTTGATCTTGGTGTCGTCTCCGCGATTTGCATAACTTGTCAGGCCCATCCTCtcgagagagcgagagatccCAGGGAGGAGCTGCGGCGGGGTCCATTGTCAGTATCAATAAATATCAACGCGCCAACTGAGCGACAACTTCTTCTTCGGCGTGGAGCAAGAGCCTGATTCCATTTGGCAGTGATGAGTGCCAGTCCTTTCATGAACATTTTGCTATTTTATGCACACCGATATAAATgatcttttaattaatatcaCTTTAGATAGTCCACAAATTGATGGAGCATTCTTATTATGCAAAGTGATGTTTACGATTATTACTACCAAAGGGTGGATCCttgtcccagtcccagtcggACTTTCAGTGCAAGTcccagtccaagtccaagtacCAGTTTCAGTTTTCGTTTTCAGCTCCACTTGGGTttggctttaaatatttttaatgacacCGCGTCGGGATTAGGGCCGTTCGATCTTGGCTAAAAGTTGATCCGACAACTTGGCCTAGGCCTAGGCTTAGGcgcagtgctgctgctgccaatgATAATCGGATCAGATTACCATTCAGATAATGCTAAAAGCTTTTCGCAATTTGCACTACAAATTTGTTTAGCAACCGAGCCGCGATTTGAACAAAGTTATTTTGCACTTAACATCCGAGGACAGTTGCCGAGGGATAGTACCTATCAAAAGAGTCAGTGTATCCCTTTTTTCTTGGGAAAAAacaacgttttttttattatagaaagacattaattttctttaaaatattccaaGATTTTACTGATATTTCtcttgaaaataatttgtaaataaagtgTCCTTTATTACCAATAGTTTCTATATTTCTTGCATTAaaacttttgttattttctttttctaaaacaattaattattaatttttcattgttttccaattttaaaatattttttaaatattttcaataaaatatttatattctttgtattataaaaaatgtagttctgatgattttttcttttaaaatttattttacaaagttatAACATATCTCATTAACTGTTTCTGAATTtattgctttttaattttccttattttcagcttataaaatattttaaatttaattttccaaacttttctaatttttaaatatttctaaaatattttcaattaaatatttatattctgttaattattaaaaatatttccttacctttaaaaattaatttgtaggTTTATAAGCTTTCTTATTAATTGTCTTTCAATTTCTTCCTTAAACAATTTCCCtatttttggcttttaaaatatttatattttaattttccattgttttttctatttaaaggtaaattttcttgtatatcctttttttttatttttttattttctcgtTTGATAATTTTCCATTATTTATAGTTATCGTTTTTATTTCCTTACtgatttttaaacattttccttttggctTTACCATTAACTTTCTGTTTAGAATTTCTCTTTCATTTTTCCCACATAACTTGAGAGCTTTTTCCATATACATTTTCACCCAAAGCAGCCGCGATAAAGATCGCAAATGGAATGCAGACGCCGCTATTTCGGAAAATGAAGTCATTAAATGCTATTACAAAGCGTAATTGTTCACAAATTATACAGGAGAGCGGGGAACGAACTtcctatatacatataccctTTTCTTGAACCGAAACAATGTGCGCATTACACCACTTGGGTATCTTAATTATAGGCCTAGGAGTGCCATACCAGAAACCGGGGCCACGAGAGGGGCAAAACTCACCTGGCGCACCTGTCATATCTGGCTGGATGGCTGGCTGGCTTTCGTTGAGGAAAACAAGTGCAAATGAGTGACACTCGCGGTTTACTTCTTTCTTAAggaatttacataatttttctTACTTTTATGCGAAGAGAAAAtattggaaaatattataattaagtttaaaaacaGTTGAGCAGAGAGTttgactttaaaaaattattgcaaTAACTAAGATTTTGATAATATTACATGTACTGCCTCCTTTTctacattatttatttccttttttaagttaaaaccCATTAATTTTCTCTCTGTACTCAAAGTACCCCCATTACAACACTCCCTCCGCCGACTCATATGGCTGGCAATTTGGTCTCCGAGCCCGAACAAATGCTGGttaatattcaatttattacAAATCATCATCGCCTCCATTTAAGGTTTGCTACTTACAACCGACGGAGTCGTCGCTTCCCTTCAAGTTGAACTCTCAACTGTGACGATGCTCCAGCTCCACGATGTAAGTAgtccgattttttttgccaactCATCGGCAAATGGTTCGAGGGAACTTCCTGACAAACGCGGGCGGGAAATACTGCTCCGAATACAAATACAAACTCCGGCGGAAATTGTGTCATGATTATAGACTAAAGCGCCCATTTAGTTACGCCTTATTATTTCCAATTCCTTGTGGGTCTGCCTTTGCATTGAACTCGGCCTAATTGaagttgtgtgtgtggaaatgaCTTGGATCTTTTTGCTGTCTAATCTCTTCATTATGAGTACTCACTGGGGCTTAATTTGGTTTCAATACGTTGTCTATTCTTGGCCTGACTTTGTTTGGTAATTGGTTGGGTTAATTAACTAAACTTGGCCAGAATTGTTGGCTATTTTAGATGATATTTTATATCAGCTAAACGATATAGGGTTTTATTAGGAGATCAATCAACTGAGCAGGGAGATATGGGTATGAAAACTTGTATTATTGTAGAATCAACTATACAGTTTTTCCTCTGAGCTCAATTGCTATTTATTAACCATCTTGGCCTAACCATTCCGGCTCATCAATAGTCCAGCAGGCGTTTCATAACCCGTTAAGGAAGCCGCAGCCAGACTGAGGATGATGGCCACAGAATTAATCAACACGAAATGAGGAATTCTGATGTGTGGCACTTGCTTCTAAGCTTTTCCCATCAATTAAATGCTGGGGCTACCGCCAGGaatctctctttctccctccAGAAACGGCACATTGTCTTAGCCAAATTAAAATGGCCAACACCTGGCCAgactctttctctctctctctgattTTTTCGGTGCGCATGCGGAAGCGTTTTTCGCGTCATTTTTCATgctgaaatttaataaagaaaattaatttgtggACATTTGACTCGAGGCGAGACACAAAATACAACGgcaactaaaaaataaagaagagaaGCTGGCTGAAAGACCCTCTCAAAACGCAGACTTTGATCGATGGCACTCATGATGCTGCAGGCGAGCTTCCATTCCAGCCGAGAGCCACCTCAAGCCACCTCAAGCCACCGCGATCCAGCCGCCAATCTCCCCCAGTTCCGACGACAAATTCAACTTGGTGAATATGCCTTGGCCCAGTGCATCTATCTGCATCTGGGCAGCCTCGAACTTGGAGCCAGGAACCTGCAACTGGTGCCGCATGAGTTGCAAGTTAGcgcaattaatttatttcaacaCGAATTTAACTCTCATCGGGCCccagctcagctcagctcacttcatttcacttcacttcactgCACTTCATTCCCAATGCGTTTTACATCATTCTTACGACTGCGAGGAGGCGCAGACTTGGcatttatattgtaaaaattttgtcGTTACCTTATCTAAATATGGCCATTGCATATAAAGACCCGCCATCCGCGAGGGCAGCTGCGAGCAGTGAGCAGCAGCGAGCCACAGGATCCAATGTCTGCACTCTAGACTTGGCTTGAAAAGACACTAAAAAAAACTAGGATTAAGTGGGGAATTCTAGGCATAAATGGGgaatttaatgtatttattttgtttaaaaattaaatttaaattgataattttaataCCATTCAAAAGAGTTGTATACTAAGAGTAACAGAAATAGTTTTTTCATCagggaaaaatatttcttgaatACCTATTCCCTATTTATTACTCTCTccagaatttatttaatatttttaatattttctaaaccAAACTACCTACCATTTTTCCACGGTGTCCCTCTGTCATCCGATGCTGCGTCACTCATTTTTGCACAGTCCATTAGTTCGCGGATGCAGTCGGCGCTGAAGGTTGTTCCTGCCGTTGTTCTCGTGGCCGCCGTCCATGTCTACCGGTTTGACAGTCGCTCACTCGCAGTTCCACCAATCCCGTTCCCGAGACCAGAgacccattcccattcccattcccagtcCAAGTCTCACTCCCAGTCAGCAGTTTTCCAGCTCCATTAGGTGCTGCTGCCCCCTCTGTAGATGGCGGCTTGTAAGCGGTTCCTGCTGGGTTTATTTTAAGCTCTTCTGG
Proteins encoded:
- the LOC138928518 gene encoding uncharacterized protein; amino-acid sequence: MALMMLQASFHSSREPPQATSSHRDPAANLPQFRRQIQLGEYALAQCIYLHLGSLELGARNLQLVPHELQTLPALYSTEVCVHLPAQSLLILRAEDNMEYVAEDGLGMVWVWKKGWGMVMCFGILLEGVAAAALAG